The window actttaaatgAATCAATTTAACACGAATATAAAACCATCTAAGAATAAGCGCAAGATAATATTTAGTTTAGTATGGAAAAGATACGAGGACTTATTGCTTTGATGGAATTAATCAAGTTGTTGTTGCTGTCATACCAGGAATGATATTATTCTGCTGCAGATATAAAATAGCGACCTATTACAAACAACAGcctttgaaaagaaagaaaaagattgTCAGGTTTCATTccgtaaatattttatttcaagatTGCATAAAGCGACTCAGTAAAATCTAAGCTTAAACTGGAATCCGGTAATATACCGACACCGGAATAATGCCACCACGCAAAAAATAGCAAGTTCAAAGTAGAAAGCTCCAATAAGTTTGGGCATTAATATTAATAAGAGTggaaaatttcaacaacattCTTAGTTAGAATTTTTTACGTGGGTTATACCATTCTGGCGTGGGGATCGATGTGTAGGGACCCGTTCAAACGCGTACAAACAAGACAAGGTACAAAAATAGAACTATGCTGTTCGCTGTACAAAGGTATCAGCAGTACGCAATTGGctggaaaatatttacaaattacTTCAACGGCATAGAATTTCAAAATCATGCGAAGAATGCAGAAAATAGTACACGGTGTCGATTAAACAATTACAGATTGATCGAAAACAATTGCCAATCAAAATGGATCGCCAATGTCATAGCAAACAAAGGACAAGTGTAACTACACgaacagaaattacaaaaagatCCCTTTAATTTTCACAGTATATAATGTGTGCATTTGCTAACTTTTTACCATTGCTACCAATACCACAATCCACAAAACATATGACATTCTTCATGccaaatgacatcataatattCGCAATAAAACGCAATACAAATTACATAATACTGAGGCAAAACTAAATGTGAGTATCTTGATAACTAGGAAAAGTAACTTGTGTATGCGCGGGATAGATTGCAAGGCGACAAATCGGGCAAAAGACTGGGGCCCAACAAAGTTTAGCAAAACCACCacaacacaaaatgttttgccTATTTTCAGTTTACAAAGTCGCCCGTAATCtaatgcaataaacaattaaaccTACAGGCAATTGAGGCATTGAGCATTGCACGAACTAGGTTTACAGTTTAATCCAGTTTCGAGAAACATGAATAAGATTCAACTGAAACCCAAGTTACTTCACATATTTCTGTTCAAGGCAGCCTGGACGGCAAAACGGACAGTCGGGAACGGAATTGCGATACCATCTTCTTCATTAAGAACTCCGACTTTTGTGAGTTTCTCAAAAACGGGCGGTTGCAATCCAGCCAAGAATACACGAAGTTTGACTGATTTCAATTCGTTGCAAATCTGCACAAATCATTGTTACTTTACTACACgtacaagtttttaaataaaaacgccAATATAAACGTAAAATTAAGAGCAGAAATTCGTTAGTATGTTAACTGTATTCATAAAGTGATTGCAGGTTTTAACTGCGTTTTATACTTCACTGCGATTCTGCGATTTACGTCATACAGGAAAAGGGCTTGCTTACGTCACTATAAAGCCCACCTGCTTAACTATTTCCATGCCCATTATGTCAATGAAGGTCCATCCGCTGCAGTCAAAGATGACCGTATGAAAACAATGTTCCTTGTTCAGGCCGATTTCACCCAATGAAGAAACGCTGCTCGATTGTGGCGTCACAGAAGCATCTGTTTGTTTGTCAATGACTTGTTTCGCGTCACCGAATGCAGCGTTGCCGGTGTGAGGGTCGATTACCAGCACGTAATCGTCCAGCGAGCAGCCGTTGGAGGCTTTACCGTTGATTATTTTACCGTTAGTTATTTTCTCAGGACTGCTGGCTTGCTCGTTTTCACTCGAGTCCTGATCTAACAGTGGTCTTGATTGTTCGCAATCGTTCTGTTGTCGGGATCTCGCTATGATGAATGAAACAGGAAGTTAAATCAAAAACGCTGCTTtgtctaataaaattttgctaaTAAAGAACGAACAAAGCAAATTCTACGTGATATTGCTGGTATGATATAGTTTTCTAAAGCACTATAGCTTAAAtggaataaataaaaaaatcgaAAACATTCAGCCGAAACTGATGCAATGCGAGTCGGAACTGCAGTTGAGATCAAACAGAAAATAACCTTCAATTAATAAACGTGACGTCACATTTGTTAGTGTTTGAAATCCAACACGTCATAAGAACGCAGCTGGTGGCAAGTAATACCACGCAAAACATATTTACAACACGGATCAACGTAATCCAGCGTTATAAATCGAATAGACACGAATCATTAAGTAGGACATGCGCAGACGCATCGACATGGATTAGAAAATGTGAAGACAAATGCATGTTATTTACTGTTATACCTCTTTCCGCTCTCTCTTCACAACGCTTGTGGGCAGTTAACAGGCTGGCGCAGACCTGTTCTAAAACGTTCTTGTTACCGAAAAACGGAGATTGCGGGAATCGCACGATCTTCACACCTTCCACTTCATCCGCCTAAAAATCGTTAGGGTTAGTTTCGAAATAAAGTAATTCTTGTTCTTGATCAATCTGATCTGGGCTAATAATCACGCGATTGTTTTTCGACTGTCGCACATGCAACAGTTGTAACACGTAAAAGGAGATCGAGCCGTGTTTACAGCatatatgaaaataaaactagCGAAGGTGTTACATTAATTTACACGGCATCCATGAGCACGGCAAGGCTACAAGAACGTGCCTATATGTGTATTAACCATGTGGAAAATACCTTGGTGAATTTATCAACATCTCTGTACAATTCCGTATTTCCCAGCACGCCACGTACGGTCACGCTCGGATGATAAACACGTAATACAACGGTTACCAGGAGACCAAGGACACCAACGGCCAATCCAAGGTCGACCCCAAGAAGTGCCACGGCTGTAAATGTCAGCACCCAAACCGCCTGCAATGCACACGCTCTTAAGTCAAAAATAACTTAGACATGTCGATtggaaaaaatgacaaattatcaattatttaTGGCAAGAATCTTAAGGTAAGTTACTAATTACGCTGATTAACTACACACACCGCAATAGCGTATTTAAACATTAACATACAGGTGATGTTAAACTAATTATAGAACAGTTGCTCAACGCTTACAAAGTCGAATTTACACAATCTCCAAAGCTTTGGAAGGtcaaaaaattgattgaagAGTGTCCGTATGTTGACGATGATTATACTCGACAGACAAGCGACGGGCAGCGGGGACAGCATTGGTCCAATGAACAGAAGAACGAGGACGATAACAACACAAGATGGGATATCGGAGAACTGCAAATAATAAATCTTTTCAAGACCAATAATATCTCGTATAATAGCGCATCGAAGATCAAACAAAATCTCTTTCTATTATCATAACATACTTGCGATCAGCGATTCGCATATTTGCATAAACATCACCTTTATAATCGTTTTTGTTGCTGATCAATAAcgcaaaatttatataaaaacgtCCACTTTCATTTTACATTATAATGCTattactttaataaatttattaatttcaGACTAACTAACAGCCCCTAACACCTCAAGACTACAATAAAGTGAGAGGATGAAATGGGGTTACCTGGGTTTTTGTACCCGAACTTTCTTTTACGCTGCTCCGAGCAAGCGACCCAGAACAAGCGTGGCCTTGGAAGAAAGCGCATGATAACTGTGAAATTCCGAGAGCTAACAGTTCCTGCGTTCAATTATTTAATCACCAATTAATAttgaatttaattaattaacacaCAAAATCAAAAGAGTTTGAGTTTTACAATACAACCACTTCAATTAATGTACTAACTAACGGATTCTGCTTACTAAAGGTAAAGGCGACCAAAGGTCGATTACACAATCACAGTTAAAGGCCGAAGTAGCAATCGCCGTTGGGGATAATTACCTGGTTTGGCGCTATTTTATAGCCGTGCCTCTTGGCAAACAATTTACCGACAGACACAGTGATCGCAAAACTGACGATAGAGATTGAGAACGCATCGGCTATAAGGGATGGCCATGTGCTCACATTAGGAACATCTGGAGCCGGAAgcctaaaaaataaacaatgtatGAATGTCACGTACATAATCCCAAGCCCTGAGCATAACTACTGGAATGCGCCTGCTCAATTTCAAGTACGAGGTTGTGGTGTATTTGAAACGACCTATCAACGTTTCTAAACGAAGATAAACAACCTGACTCgtgtcaaacaaaaaaaccACATGTATGATAGCTCACGAATAACAACATTTATTTTCGCTTTAACCCGTGTGGGTTTCGTGAATGGATTACGGGAATTAATTACTGGTGAAGGCAATTCGACTTGACCATTGAAAAACAATTCGCCTGTTTTGGAAAGGAAGGCTTATCGCGGCCGCAATTTTCTGactcacaaaaacaaattggtAATAATCCACTTGTTTGTTCAAAAACTTCCATCCgctttttaaattaacaaacaagGTTACAAAAATACGATTGCCTTGAGGGAATATATTCATGCTTGCATAACATTAACATTTGACCGCTGTGAATCATTCCAAATTAAGATGTGTGGATGAACTGATACAGACCACCTGTGATTGCACGGGAAATTGACCTTTGTAGTGTAAGCATATATACTGTTTTGAAGAACAGTGGCCGATGCACTGTTCAACTTGAGTTTGGTAAAACAACAACTGCCATGAATTAGTAGAAACGGCCCATGAGAAAAATTATAGCTTGCAGTAAGTTTGCTGGCTAAGCTAATACGCCAAATGGCAAAATTTTGATGGCAACAGACTAAGATTACTTACCCGCTGGGTATGGCGCCCACAACTTCAACTCCATAGAGGGCTTTAAGATCAACATTTGCTGATACAATGGTTGCTATTATCACTATTATCAGTTCCATCGGGATCGGAATACTGCGCAGTTGTTTCTTGtattttctgacaaaaaaatgccgttttaaaaatacattcaAAAGTCACGTATTTATATGCAGTTATGGCAGACATCGGCCCATGGCAAAATACGTTTAATAAGGTTGCTTAAATGCAACAACGTGTCCGCCGTGTTAATGTTATTTTCTTCAGAGCACTTTCTAATAAAAACATCTGCAAAGTGTCCATAATAATGTCAAAGCAGATTGCAAATTACCTGCGGAAATTATTTACGAGGAGACTGTTCagcaataaaaatacataacaGTCACTCACATATTTATTAACTTGACTGGATATAGCAGCACGATGGTTAGAACAGAAATGATGACTTCAGCAGGCTGGGTTTCCGTTATGCGGGTGAAGAGCTCAATGTAAGTCTGGGGCAAGAAATTTGTAATtgcaaattgtaaaataaCTTGGTGCTGGCAATACAGTAAACTGAGTGAATCAATGTTTCGTCTGGCCGGGATTTGCTATGTTGCATGCTTTTAAATCCCAGCAGTTTGCATGTATTACTGCTATCTACCTTCACAAGCGCAAATGGAGCCTGATGACGATGGAGATTAATTccgaaaaaatatttgacttGTGCAGTAAACACAAACAATGCAGCTCCTGTTGTGTAACCTGCCACCAACGGATCAGATAAAAAGAGGGCAATAAACCCAAGATTGAGTGCACCCATGATAAtctgaaaagtaaaattagCATTGAGTATAGCGCATACATGCCTGAATAAACATCTGAGCGCATTCTGAGTGTGTGCAATGTGCATTCACAAAAGGTCTTGACCACAAAACTTGTTGTTAATCACATGAAACCTTTTAGCATGAGCATGCTAAGCATTTAACATGTAAAACTATGTGCACCACGTTGTCTAACTATGTAAACCTAATacatttcttgttttatttgtgctAGCAAGTTTTTTTGTGTGTGTGAAAACAGAGATTCTTTGCATGTTTGGATTATGCAGTAGTTTTTCCAGCGTGACTTTTTCAGAATATTTAACTGATTTTGCCAAGAAATGCACATAGCGTGAAGGTTatatcaaaatttaacaaataataaaaacaaaacagtacagttacagaaattttttaaaagtttaagacAATTTCAATGCAACAGTTGCTAGAACATTGCTTTTAATGatcttttttgcaaaaataggAACGCCCAATGGATAAGAAAAACCAACAGTGAGCATGCCATAAATAATTACTTTACTTAAATAATAACCCAACAATCAATCAGAAATGAAGATCTGAATTTTGCACAAGCAATGAATGAAATAGGTTAGTGATAGGCACGAAACTGAGCCAAAGCAAAATGCAATGGAACATTTTACAGGATTGTACAATAAATAATTGGAACACTGTGCAGTGTGTGCACTTCAAACACAGTGCACAGCATTTAAGACACAAGACAGTCAAATGACACTCTTAAAAGCAAGCTGTGCCCCAAATGTTAGATACATAACAGGATTACACTGATTGCAATAATGGACAAAAAAGATGTTGCTTATGTGATGAGCTGTTTAAATCTTATACATTTCCCTCTTAAGAAAGAGAGTCCATTGTTTGCAAACAATCCTTTTTAATCCTATTCCAGAAATAAGGTCAGCAAAGATTATGTGGCAATATTAAAGTAGAATGGCAGGGGAAACCAGAGATAAAGACAACTGTGCAGTAAATGCAGAAATTATCAGCATCAGTGCACAGTGAGAAAGCAAGTTGATGAGTTTTGGCATAAAGCTGAGTATGATTGAAAAGTTGTTTCTCACCTGCATCAAACCAACCAACAGAGTCAGAGATGAAATGATAGCCAGCTTGTACATTGCTTCACCAGTGTCTGTTGAAAGCTCTGCAGATACAACATTCATCATGACCAATATATTCAATTACAACAAGCTGGTACATGTGAGTACAAATACTAAATCAATCATCATTTGCTTTAATATTATTGTCGGTTTAGATGTTGCTGATATAGACTAAGTTATTTACAGTAGGCTAATGATATGTCAATTACAAGCTTGGCAACCAAAGCTAGTTGGTTAGGAATCATTGCCATGTTTAAGTCAAGCACAgacttttcatttttgtcaAGATAAGTTTTTAACACTTTCATGATGATATTTCTTGTGACATTTATACTTTGAcaatattttatcatttgcaaTAAATGTGCTGGTAAtgcattaataattaataaacgtACTGTATATATGCAATCTACACTTTTTATTCGTTATTTAATTCATCAAACTTACCAGTAGCCGCAGTAGTGGTGCCCATGGTTGTTTCTATAGTGGCATTAGAAACCATACCTTGATAAGGATTTGCAGCAAGATATTTATCTAGTGCTGAACCCATCATTAAGCTGACAACTGCAAAAGTACCTGTGGCATAAAAACATTCGCTTAGAAACTGTTATTGGAATCGGACTCGTATTTGGTGATAGGACAACAGattgcaacaaaaacattatatACCCTGTTATTTTATGTCCGGTTACAAATCAGATTGCTTACATAACTACAACTATGTTGCTAACAATTACAACCCACCTACAGATACATGCTTAGATGTGCCTAAGAATGTATAAACTAATGGTGAAAAGAAAGCCGTGTACATTCCATTGATAGGGTCTACACCAGCCAGCAATCCATATGCTAAAcctgtttaaaataattaatgcatttacttatttattttttattattttatcactgTAAAGCCTAACCCCAAAAATGCTGTCATATATCCTTTTgagtatatgtatatatggCTATCTTACTTTGTGGTATCCTCACGATGGCTGTTGTAACCCCTCCAATTATATCACCAGGTAAATATTGCTTCACAGAATAATTTGGAAGCCATGTAAGAATTGGTAAAAAGCCAAAGATAAACTTTCTACATCGACTCGGGGTGCATGAGACAGCCTCTTTTACTTTCACCCTTAATAAAAGTAACATATTCTGATGATGCAACTCACCATTTGCAAACAGTgacttaaaaaatttgttaggTATACAAAACACTCCTACAAATCACAGAAAGAGAGATAACTTATGTTTAACTGAAATTAGACCTTGAAACTTACTTTAAGGGTTTTTCTTCTGGTGCATGATAATCAAACTCTTCTCGAAATTCATATTCAGTAACTGTGTTGTTATGCATGATGTATCACAATAATTCCACAGTGGGGAACTTGATTACTTTGCTGCTTGATTACGCACAAAGTTATAATCACCAacataaactttaaaacagaTAACACCATCTGAAAACAGTACACCTTTTATATGATTGCACTTTCTGGGCCTACGTGTTACAAGAAAAAGTGGATTGAAAAAGGTGCATTTAAAAAACCACCATATGCGTCTCAGCTGTTACATGCCCCCCAGGCCATTTACGTGAAGGTTTGCTTTTCACAAACACGCGCGGTTTTCACCACTTGgcagaaaacaacaacaaatgaTGTCACAGCTTCAATGCCAGAATACTGAGAATCTACACTAATACTCCAAACAGCAGGAAGAGATCACTAGATTATATCGGACATATCCACATATGTTCAAAACGCTGCTGACTAATTTCGTGGAAACTAATTGCAGAGTTTGGGCCAAATAtagattttattaaaaatcataTCCTGATTAGCTTCAACCTAAGTTGGTTTGAGGATTGTTTCTTGCTTTCAATCACAAATGAACCACCAAGCTTGAGGTACAAAACATGTCTTTTATatatacaaattattttttgcatgCTTAGGCTACAAGTTACAGGCTTTACAGCACCTATGTTTTGATGTGATGTGATGAAAAACAAGGCAAATGCAAAACACAATGAGGCCAGTGTACAGTTTACCTGTTCCTCTCAGTATTAAATAGTACTGTGTGGCACTCATTCCCTTTATCAGTGCATAATGTAAACCTTTATACACTTCCTAATATATGGTCAAAAGCATGGTATTCGTCAACCTTGATATAGTAACACAAGAATACAGCAATAGAAAAAACAATACTTAATTCATAAATATGACATTATCCAGACCCCTTGCTAAAGTAATTTGAAATTAACCAGCGTTTGTTTTTCGGTGGTTGCACTTTGGAGAATTTATGCCAAGCAAATAAATATGCTATGGGGATGTTTTCGTTTGCTTTTACCGATGTTCTGCAAGACAAATACCGGTATCCAATGGTTTTCCAATGcaaaaaaggttttaaaacATTCATTTCCAACCAGCTACGTCTGACGATTGACAGGTTACTCTTACTTGTTCTAAGCCACGACACTCTTGCTGCTCGGCTATCGCTACAACTGTGACAGTACCTGCTGAATGACGTTATACTCTTAAAAACTGAAAGCGATGATAACATGACGTAGGCAAAATGATATTTACACAAGTCATGTGAAAAGTTAGAGTTGTGCAACTGCCTAAATGCCTTTGAAgtgaaattttaatgttttttgttggtgtTAAGAGTTTATCTACCGTTAGTTCATTGCCAAGCAAAAGAAAGCAATCtataataagcaaaaaaagttGCGTAATTCTTCTAGCTACCAAAAGTATTTAATTGCTTATCGCACAGTATCACAGATCGCGGAGTTTACTGGCTGTACGACGTCTCAGCTGACTCAAGGCAACCGTGACGaatcttttgtgacgtaatataaTAACGCAAGATTGTATACAGTGATACACGGAATTAATTTTGCATCAATGTTATGCATTTTAGATATAagatttttgttgctttcCACCCTGCATTAAGTGACGTTAATTGTTAACCTGGTACTCGATTAAGGCGGTGCAGTACCAAATCTGTACAAATCGATTAAACCAAACTTAGTCTTAAGTATGTGACAATATCAGCTGTTTTGATAACGTCATGCTTACACAAGCAAAATTGTTTCTGCTATTACTTTGCACCAGATACTGGCCACTAAACTAATTACGAGATAAAGCATAGATATCCACTCCTTAGCAAACCTTTTGCCACAAAAGCTCGCCAGATAACCTGTTAAAATAGCTTCTTTTCTCTCCTACGACCTTTGTAGCACACGAATAGCGACACTTGCGGCGATCAACTCATCCGACTTAGATCGGATTCGGAAATTATACTTCATTATTCGACTTTGATGAATCACTATCCGCTCTTGGTATAGCACAAGACATACACGTTTGAGCTGGAAAATATATCCCGctaataaacaattattgACTTGAGCTGTAAGCGAGGTTTGTAAGCCAAAAGGTGAAGGCCTTGGCCTACCTATGCGAAACAGTTTTACCCAAAAATACAATTGTAACCCATATACCGACGTTTGAATTTTCTTTATAGATTTTTTTGGGGGGTTAAGTTTCAACCTTAACCTGATATCACATGCATTACcaataaaacaaattgcattttgattttttggtATTAGAAGTGGTATTTCCAACATTAGCAGTTACAGACCCTGTAAACTTTGCAAATGGCGACAATTGCAGCTCAACGCCAGCTAACGACTAATCATAACCGGCTAACGAAACTCAGCTATATTCCCTCCTGAAGCCTATAACACAGTAAATTATTGAATTTAAACAAgtaattaatttaataatatAACTTGATATAATTTAATGATATAATGTACCGCCCGTACCGGTaatgataatttaatttaagtttttattggagttagataaTACCGTGGAATAGTCACTCCGAAATAAAAATGGGATAATTTCAAGCTCCAGCATGTTTCTATCATATCAATGTGCAGTGAAACACAGCGACAATGTTTTTCAAAGATTGGTTTACATTAGGTTCAGTACTATGTGGAAAATTATCCTAACGTACTGTAATCCAACACTGGATTAACGTATGGTGGCAAAGGTAGCGGTTGCCACATTCTCCACTCCAGTAACTTTTGTGTTTTACTCAGCtgataaactttttcattttacgcCTTTATCTATTAGGGACTAGGCTATTTATAAAGTTTGagtaattttttgaaacattttgcaagtAAACATTACATTAGGTATAGTTGAGCTTGTGTTTGTTAGTTT of the Clavelina lepadiformis chromosome 7, kaClaLepa1.1, whole genome shotgun sequence genome contains:
- the LOC143464534 gene encoding prestin-like, coding for MHNNTVTEYEFREEFDYHAPEEKPLKVKVKEAVSCTPSRCRKFIFGFLPILTWLPNYSVKQYLPGDIIGGVTTAIVRIPQSLAYGLLAGVDPINGMYTAFFSPLVYTFLGTSKHVSVGTFAVVSLMMGSALDKYLAANPYQGMVSNATIETTMGTTTAATELSTDTGEAMYKLAIISSLTLLVGLMQIIMGALNLGFIALFLSDPLVAGYTTGAALFVFTAQVKYFFGINLHRHQAPFALVKTYIELFTRITETQPAEVIISVLTIVLLYPVKLINIKYKKQLRSIPIPMELIIVIIATIVSANVDLKALYGVEVVGAIPSGLPAPDVPNVSTWPSLIADAFSISIVSFAITVSVGKLFAKRHGYKIAPNQELLALGISQLSCAFFQGHACSGSLARSSVKESSGTKTQFSDIPSCVVIVLVLLFIGPMLSPLPVACLSSIIIVNIRTLFNQFFDLPKLWRLCKFDFAVWVLTFTAVALLGVDLGLAVGVLGLLVTVVLRVYHPSVTVRGVLGNTELYRDVDKFTKADEVEGVKIVRFPQSPFFGNKNVLEQVCASLLTAHKRCEERAERARSRQQNDCEQSRPLLDQDSSENEQASSPEKITNGKIINGKASNGCSLDDYVLVIDPHTGNAAFGDAKQVIDKQTDASVTPQSSSVSSLGEIGLNKEHCFHTVIFDCSGWTFIDIMGMEIVKQICNELKSVKLRVFLAGLQPPVFEKLTKVGVLNEEDGIAIPFPTVRFAVQAALNRNM